A segment of the Panacibacter ginsenosidivorans genome:
TAATTTAGGTTGGGATGATGTAACTTTTACACCAGTTATTCCACAAGTAAATATTGCAGCTGCGGGTCCTGCGGCGGGAAATATTTATCCGGCAACAACAAATAATATACTCCAGAGTTTTAGTGTTCAGCCTTTGTTTTCTGCTGTAACATTATCTAGTCTTACCGTAAATACAGGAGGCACTTATACTACCGGTGATCTGGCAACAACACCTTTCAAACTATATATCAACAGTTCAAACTCTTTAAGTGGCGCAACACAAATAGGAACGGCACAGGCAGCTGTTGCCAGCGGTGGTGTAGTTAGTTTTACAAGTTTAAATACATCAATAGCAACAGGTTCAGCTAAATATATTATTGTAACTGCAGATCTTTCAGGTTCAGCAACCATAGGCAGTACGATCAATATAACCAGCACAGCTTTTTCAAACATTTATTTTTCAACTGTGCCTGTCAAAGTAGGTACCGATCCTGTTAGTGCGTCAAATGATCAAACAATTATTGCAGGCGTTTCTCTTTCAAATACAGGTACACCTGCAGCTTCCAATATAGGGCAAAGCACTACTGATAATGCCCTTTTCGGTTTTGAAGTAACACCTGCAGGCAGCACTTCTCTAACGGGCTTTACGAGCGTTACAATTGATGCATCAGGCACTGTTACAGGAGCTGATATGTACAATTTTAAAATTGTAAAAGATGTGGATGCCAGTGGTGATTATTCAGGTGGTGATGTTGTTGTTTCAGGCAGTGTCCCATACAGCGCTACAATGACCTTCAGCATCTCAGGTGAAACAGGTATTACTGCTGCTACAAGATATCTTTTAGTTGGAGATGTAGTGGCTATACCTACTTTTGGTAGGTTCATTACACTTTCTATAAGCAGCAATGCAAACATAAGTTTAAGTAATCAGATTATTTCTGCGGCACCGTACAGCGGCAATGCTCAAACAATTGTAAATACAGTATTCAATAGTCTTGCTAGTGATTATTTTAGAAGTGCAAAAGTAAATGGTAACTGGACTACAACTTCTACCTGGGAATCGTCAACCGATAATACAACCTGGCATACAGCAACACTCTTCCCCACTAATGGTACTACAAAAGGTATAACAATTAAAACTGGCACTACAGTTACAATAGATAGTACTATAACAGCTAGAGTTTTGGTAATAGAATCGGGAGCTGTTTTATCGCATACAAATGGAAAGTCTCTTACAATAGCGAATGCTACAGCCACATTCACAATTAATGGCACATATGTACTTAACGGAACCAGGCCTGCAGTAAATGCAAGTGCATCAGTTGTAATAAATAATGGCGGTATTGTTAGAGTAGATGACAATGCCGCTCCCAGTCAAAGTGATGACTTTGCAAGACAAACAAATGTTCTTTTTAAAACAGGTGCCATATTTCAATGGAATAAGGGGGCAAGTGCTTTTGAAGCAGGCGGAAGTGCAGCAGGGGCTGTAACATATTTCCCAAGCAGCGCCGCAACAGATAAACCAATCTTTAGAATTACTGCAAATCCTGGTGATATCGGTGGAAATAATAACGTAACTTTTAACGGAAAGGTAGAAGTAACTACGGGTAATGCTACTAATATTCGCTTTGTAAATCTTGGAACAAAATATTTCAGGGATGGGTTGGGAAGCCCAAGCGGATTTTCCGGTAAAATAACCAACACCACAGGTTGTGGAGCTTTTATAATTACAGGTTCTTCTGCAACAATCGATGGAAACTTTACTTTCAATATTGACGATGCAACTTCTGTAACCAATGACCTGGAAATAGCCACTGGAGCATCTGTTACAATTTCCGGTGCACCGCTTATTAGAATTGGTACAAACGCGCCAGGCTCTAATATGGTAATCAATGGTGCCTTACTTCATAATGGAACAGTTCCTGTAGAAATTTTTTCTGGCAACCTTTATATAAACGGGTATCTTGATCCAGCTTCTACAGGTTCATTCCAGGCAGGTGCAAGCTCAACTTCAACAACACTTGTTTCAGTTGGCGGTACTGCTAATACAAGTGCTGGTGCTTTGAAATTAACAACCGGCGCCAACTACATTAATACATTTACTATAAACCGTGGCACTTCCGGAACAGGTGGCAGCTTAACAATGGCAAGTGCATTAAATACAAAAAGTTTTGTGCTGATAAGAGGTGTCATGGCATCCGATAATAATTTAGTTACATGGTTAAACACAGGTGCAGGTAGTACGATTACATATCCAGCATCCTATAGTAATAGTTATATCTGTACCTGTAACTCAAGTGGAGTGGAAATTACACCAACAGGTAGCAATGGGTTCCGTATAAATAATGTTAGTGGAAATACAGACATGATGTTTCCCATTGGTACTGATTTTAATTCTGCTAACAGGATGGCATTAAATATGAACAACAGCACAACAGATGATTTTACTGTAGTTGTTGGCAAAGGGGATATTGGCAATACTACAGGGCCAAGGGTTAATCGTATCTGGTATGTTCGTGAAGGAACCAAGGGTGGCACCGAAGCCACCATGAAATTGTATTTTACTAAAAGGAACTATGGTGCTTATCCATTTGGGTCTGCACAAAATGACGAAATAGAAGATGGCTTCCTTTGGTCCGATCCCCGTTTTGTGCAGGAAGACTACAATAATGATTTCATTAATGTAGCA
Coding sequences within it:
- a CDS encoding T9SS type A sorting domain-containing protein, coding for MIKIVPKLRIQKIVFSLFFVGMLFNNVQISAQVSITSTAPVTESFTGYLGTSPGPNSNWDLLGSTVFNGTNQTTGSTGGWYGSDNLSFLGINGVTNVNATWKLQNNTNYSITTFTLAFIAKMFKSGSASPNVQVYYEISSSATFPVAGTTGFTQFGSLTFSDATANISSPTGASLSQTISSINIPNGYYIYIRFIHAGGKNSDNLGWDDVTFTPVIPQVNIAAAGPAAGNIYPATTNNILQSFSVQPLFSAVTLSSLTVNTGGTYTTGDLATTPFKLYINSSNSLSGATQIGTAQAAVASGGVVSFTSLNTSIATGSAKYIIVTADLSGSATIGSTINITSTAFSNIYFSTVPVKVGTDPVSASNDQTIIAGVSLSNTGTPAASNIGQSTTDNALFGFEVTPAGSTSLTGFTSVTIDASGTVTGADMYNFKIVKDVDASGDYSGGDVVVSGSVPYSATMTFSISGETGITAATRYLLVGDVVAIPTFGRFITLSISSNANISLSNQIISAAPYSGNAQTIVNTVFNSLASDYFRSAKVNGNWTTTSTWESSTDNTTWHTATLFPTNGTTKGITIKTGTTVTIDSTITARVLVIESGAVLSHTNGKSLTIANATATFTINGTYVLNGTRPAVNASASVVINNGGIVRVDDNAAPSQSDDFARQTNVLFKTGAIFQWNKGASAFEAGGSAAGAVTYFPSSAATDKPIFRITANPGDIGGNNNVTFNGKVEVTTGNATNIRFVNLGTKYFRDGLGSPSGFSGKITNTTGCGAFIITGSSATIDGNFTFNIDDATSVTNDLEIATGASVTISGAPLIRIGTNAPGSNMVINGALLHNGTVPVEIFSGNLYINGYLDPASTGSFQAGASSTSTTLVSVGGTANTSAGALKLTTGANYINTFTINRGTSGTGGSLTMASALNTKSFVLIRGVMASDNNLVTWLNTGAGSTITYPASYSNSYICTCNSSGVEITPTGSNGFRINNVSGNTDMMFPIGTDFNSANRMALNMNNSTTDDFTVVVGKGDIGNTTGPRVNRIWYVREGTKGGTEATMKLYFTKRNYGAYPFGSAQNDEIEDGFLWSDPRFVQEDYNNDFINVATAPSSDVPDYTGTADGSEIFGLYTRGVSADPKGVTNGIDTFSRFSVVNLGNIILPVSLTNIKAYQKESGISIDWSALNETNINRYEIERSVDAFSFTKITSVNALNNGKVINNYSVIDNNPVKGNNFYRIKAIDKDGRVIYSGVLSVNVAGGNTFVMIYPNPVRNHQLNVKLNNVPAGKYQLAIYNYLGQQVSDKLIRHDGGSAAQNMILPANIKAGVYVVKVIGETVNFSSSFMVE